TGAACGTAACGGCGATTGTTGGAATATATACGATACGTGAATGATCAAAAAACGGTGATACAAATGTTAATAACACTAATACCATCGCCAGCGGATACAAGAACATCAGCACTGGCGTAGAAAATGTAATAATATTTTCCAAACCAAAGTTAGCTACAACGAATGTTAAAATAGCGAAGAAAAACACCCACGGCTTATAAGCAATCGCAGGAATTAAGGAATGGAAATATTCCGCATTTGCGGTAATTAATCCTATAGCTGTAGTCAAACAAGCTAAAATAATAATTGCTGCCAGTAAGATAGACCCGAATGTACCGAAATAATGTGCTGCGGCGCCGCTTAATACAGGACCACCATTATCAAATACACCTAATTCTGTCACGCTCGTTGCACCTAAGTAAGAGATACCTACATAGATAATCACAAGTAAAGCGGTTGACGTTAAGCCAATCTTCGTAACAGCGGACAAAATTTGATTATTATTTGTGATACCAAAACTTTTTATCACATTAATAATAATGATTCCAAATACCAGCGCAGCTAAAGCATCCATCGTATTATACCCCTCTAAAAATCCATTAAAGAAGGCGGATGATTGATATGTTGCATCCGGAGATTGGATCGACCCCATCGGATTAAAAAGTGCGACTGCTAATAAAATAAGCAGTAACACAACGAGAACAGGCGCCAAAAATTTCCCGAGATTATCGGCGATTTTTGACGGGAACAATGAAAAAAGTAACGCAATCAAGAAAAA
The nucleotide sequence above comes from Oceanobacillus timonensis. Encoded proteins:
- the brnQ gene encoding branched-chain amino acid transport system II carrier protein, which translates into the protein MNTKLRPGNYLAIAFMLFALFFGAGNLIFPAQLGQLSGDNIIPATVGFLITGVGLPFLGIMAMGFSGKNNLQELASRVHPVYGLLFTALLYLTIGPFFAAPRTGTVAYEVGIGPYVSEGSQSTVLLIFTGAFFLIALLFSLFPSKIADNLGKFLAPVLVVLLLILLAVALFNPMGSIQSPDATYQSSAFFNGFLEGYNTMDALAALVFGIIIINVIKSFGITNNNQILSAVTKIGLTSTALLVIIYVGISYLGATSVTELGVFDNGGPVLSGAAAHYFGTFGSILLAAIIILACLTTAIGLITANAEYFHSLIPAIAYKPWVFFFAILTFVVANFGLENIITFSTPVLMFLYPLAMVLVLLTFVSPFFDHSRIVYIPTIAVTFIFGIIDGLVALFESLQADLPGWLNTVLEALDVLPYYAEGLGWLLPAVVVAVIMIIVTKVKK